The Belonocnema kinseyi isolate 2016_QV_RU_SX_M_011 chromosome 10, B_treatae_v1, whole genome shotgun sequence genome has a window encoding:
- the LOC117181771 gene encoding 28S ribosomal protein S10, mitochondrial, with product MFLSKTPLVLNNIISGSIREIGLSKLLTCRFMSDNALSTEQADPDKLYKKIELELRGHDTAVLKSYSEFADMTANHLGITTTRNEASRKPIFDRLTLLKSKHNHKKHRVQYEMRTYFRFIDFAKLTGSTADTLLEYLQRNLPEGVAMKVTKTEIRRLPTTVSQPPIQEAPAEA from the exons ATGTTTCTATCAAAG ACTCCACtggttttaaacaatattatctCTGGATCAATTCGTGAAATTGGATTGAGCAAATTATTAACATGCAGATTTATGTCAGATAATGCACTTTCCACAGAACAG GCCGATCCAGACAAATTGTACAAAAAGATAGAATTGGAACTTAGGGGGCATGATACGGCAGTTTTGAAAAGTTACAGCGAATTCGCAGACATGACAGCGAATCACTTGGGAATTACCACCACCCGAAA TGAAGCGTCCAGGAAACCTATCTTCGATAGATTAACTTTACTTAAATCAAAACACAATCACAAAAAACATCGAGTTCAGTATGAAATGAGAACTTATTTTAGATTCATTGACTTTGCAAAACTCACTGGTTCCACTGCTGATACTCTTCTTGAATATCTGCAGAGGAATTTGCCTGAAGGTGTCGCAATGAAAGTGACGAAG ACTGAAATAAGAAGATTACCAACAACAGTGAGTCAACCACCGATTCAAGAAGCTCCTGCAGAAGCGTAA
- the LOC117181570 gene encoding 60S ribosomal protein L21-like, with the protein MTNSKGYRRGTRDLFSRKFRKHGTIPLSTYMKVYKIGDMVDIKQNSAIQKGLPYKVYYGKTGRVFNVTPHALGVVVNKRVRGKILPKRISVRVEHVNHSKCREDFLRRVKENERLRKEAKDKNVQVQLKRQPVQPRGAHIVSGKVEPQLLAPIPYEFVA; encoded by the coding sequence ATGACGAACTCAAAGGGATACCGTCGCGGAACGAGAGACTTGTTCTCCCGCAAGTTCCGTAAACATGGAACCATTCCACTTTCGACCTACATGAAGGTCTACAAAATTGGGGACATGGTCGACATCAAGCAGAACTCTGCCATCCAGAAAGGCTTGCCCTACAAAGTTTACTACGGCAAGACGGGCCGCGTCTTCAACGTGACACCCCATGCTCTTGGAGTTGTCGTAAACAAGCGCGTACGAGGAAAAATCCTACCCAAGAGGATCAGTGTTCGAGTTGAACACGTGAATCACTCCAAGTGCCGAGAAGACTTCCTGAGGAGAGTGAAGGAAAACGAGCGTCTGAGGAAGGAAGCCAAGGACAAGAATGTCCAGGTGCAACTGAAAAGACAACCTGTTCAACCCCGTGGAGCTCACATCGTCTCCGGAAAGGTCGAACCTCAACTTCTTGCACCTATTCCTTACGAGTTTGTTGCTTAA